One genomic window of Bactrocera dorsalis isolate Fly_Bdor chromosome 4, ASM2337382v1, whole genome shotgun sequence includes the following:
- the LOC125778147 gene encoding uncharacterized protein LOC125778147 codes for MEQQNNRTKNNKQTTATTIATTTATTTTATETTTTTTGATGRSSSSTASKSGPGARRKASFMDALSPEERALFEEHARDDDDVPSGSGTQRSESGKTTVNRANAAPSTPLRRIDCREEGGFTKVESKGERKRRRQRGNIPRTPEPGQPGGHGDPRRAGMSGATLKWYLRFLEDGKTPESAEKRALSRSSGNNPSPSNAQRTGANGGSAATRRRNRRRRQAHAASLEGRSEARTAPQEAPRMEKRKSGQITPQEPPRPKRVREDKPQETSGRRSNPNQQPTASRKYAEAVSSIRMAVLPRNYPRRP; via the coding sequence AtggaacaacaaaacaacagaacaaaaaacaacaaacagacaacggcaacaacaatagcaactacaacggcaacaacaacaacggcaaccgaaacaacgacaacaacaaccggAGCAACGGGTAGAAGCAGCAGCAGTACCGCAAGCAAGAGTGGCCCAGGAGCTAGAAGAAAGGCTAGCTTCATGGATGCCCTGTCGCCTGAAGAGCGAGCACTCTTCGAGGAGCACGCTCGCGATGACGACGATGTGCCCTCCGGCAGCGGTACACAGCGTAGTGAGTCAGGAAAGACCACGGTAAATCGCGCAAATGCTGCCCCCTCAACCCCCTTGAGAAGGATCGACTGCAGAGAGGAGGGTGGTTTCACGAAAGTGGAATCTAAGGGTGAACGAAAGCGGAGAAGGCAACGAGGGAACATTCCACGTACCCCGGAGCCAGGACAGCCAGGAGGTCATGGCGATCCTCGTAGAGCAGGAATGAGCGGAGCCACTCTTAAGTGGTACCTAAGATTCCTGGAGGACGGTAAGACACCAGAGTCAGCTGAAAAGCGGGCTCTGAGTAGGAGCAGCGGGAATAACCCCTCTCCCAGCAATGCGCAGCGCACTGGTGCCAACGGTGGATCGGCGGCAACAAGGCGTAGGAATCGAAGGCGTCGCCAGGCTCACGCTGCTTCGTTAGAAGGACGGAGCGAAGCAAGGACTGCGCCCCAAGAGGCACCCAGAATGGAAAAGAGAAAGAGTGGCCAGATAACACCTCAGGAGCCACCTAGACCAAAGAGGGTAAGAGAGGACAAACCACAGGAAACCAGTGGAAGGCGCTCCAACCCCAACCAGCAGCCAACCGCAAGCCGTAAATACGCAGAGGCTGTGAGCAGCATTCGGATGGCTGTGTTGCCCCGCAACTACCCGCGGAGGCCCTAG